Sequence from the Fragaria vesca subsp. vesca linkage group LG4, FraVesHawaii_1.0, whole genome shotgun sequence genome:
GCGAAGGACTACAACCTGGCAAAACAACACACCCGCCAACTTCCCCCCATTCTTTTGATACGTGATCAACAGAAAACAACATTGGTCAGCGTTTCCGAAGGAAAAATCTACGACAATGTTGAGCCAGTACAACTACCTCCTAGTACTTGGAGCTGTTATAGTTGTGGGGATGGTTGGTTGGCCACAGTTGAAGAATGCACCAAGGAAGGTGTGATAATAGAACTTCAGAACCCTCTAAGGAACCCATCAACTAGTATTCGTCTCCCTGTCTTAAAACGAATTTCATTCGAAAAGATTATACTATCTGGGGATCCGGCTCTGAATCCAGACAGTTATGGGGGTTGCGACACAGGGTGAAAGTAATTTGGGGTTGCTAGCTTTCACTAGAGCAAGACAACAACATTGGACTTACATCCAGGTACCAACACCTCTTCGATTCGTTGACGCTATATTTTCTAAGAAGCAAATCTATGCTCTATGCCACAATGCAGAGAGATTGTGTCTGTGAATCTTGATAGCAACAGCTACAATGTGCCAGAAGCAAAGCTACTCACACGTCTAAAACCGTTTTCACCGAATATTTTTGGCCGCGGGTATCTTGTGGAGTCGACTAATGGAGACCTATTGTATATTGAAAAAGTACAAGATATTACGTGCTGGATTCATGGTTTCAAGGTTTACAAGGTGGCGTTCAGTGATGGAGATGGCTCCGTTATTGAGCAGCTACTTGAAACAAGAAGCATTGGAGATGAGGCTCTATTCCTGGATGACAATCATGCAGTCTCTGTTTCGGTATCAAACTTTCCCAAGTGCCAGCGAAATTCCATATATTACAGCTCGAATATCTACTTCAGTAGTAAAACGTACTTCCGTGTTCAACTTAGAAGATGAAACCATCACACAACCTTACCCTCTAAAGATTATGCAGAGCCACCCTTGCGGACTTTGGATTATGCCGTCTTTTAATGGACTCTGCTAGCTTCTGATTCTAATTACTTCAGAATATGCATTCTTGGTTTTATAATACATTATTGATATCCAGAGCCAACTCTTTTATTTGCCTTGCCCTGTTAAGTGTTAGTCTATTCCCAGAGGTCTTAAATGACAGATATATAACTGTACTCAAGTTTCACATTGGAATTTTGGAGTTCTTCATCTCTATTTTATATACATGCAATGGTTTATTAATTTTTGTCACTTTTCATCACTACTGCCTTTGTATCAGTTGAGCATTGGTAGTTCTGTAACCATCTGTGCGTATTAATTCAAGCATCAATCAAAATGATGAATATGAATGAAACCTATTTAGCTTATTCACACTAATTTTCACACGGTAACCTGGTCAAGATCTGGAGGAAGAGAGAAAGGATGGTGTTACTATCATAAGGACTAATTAAATGTTTAAGTCAGAAAACTTATTTAGCTTCCACAGGGAACCCTTTAAGAAAACAATCAACTACCCCGAGCACTATTTGTCTCCCTTACTTAAAAGGCCAGTTCATTAGAGAGGTTAGGTTATCTGTCCAGAATTCCAGATAGTTATGTGGTTGGAGAACTATCGCATTCCACTAATCTGGGTAGACTTACATCAAAGCAGGGACCCTTGGCCTTACATCCAGGGACCAACTTAGATGGCTGACGTTGTATTTTAAAAGAGACAGATCTATGCACTAGGCTGCCGCGGAGAAATTTTTGTCAGTTAATCTTAACTCGACAGAACCAAAACATATCTGTCTGAATGCCAGTTAAGGGACTCTGACAGCTTACTTTACAACAGGTGATCTTTCAGATTACACCATGTTTATAGCCAATGGCTACTCTTCTGTGTACCTATCCAATTTATTTTATGTTCGTTGGTCTTAAAATTAAGTAAATCTTTGTTTCATTGTTTACATGTTGGAATTTTGGGGTCTAAATTTTATGTTTGTATGGTTAACATATCTTGTCAATTATAGTAACTGGCTCCTTTTATTAATTAAGCCTTGGTAATATATTATGTAGCCATATTCATAAATTAAACTGTATAATCATACATCACTCTACAACAGTGATGATGAATTACGAGGTACAGGTCCCATTTGGATATTTGGAAACCAAAGGGAAAATGGAAAATAGATGAACACAGAAACTTAGTTACCATCAACCTTATCAAACAGGTAGACAGGCTGGCATTCCAAATTCCCAGCTGTGAACTAATTGATTATGCGGATCCTAACTCATTATCATTTTGATGCCGACTCAGATACCAACAGAAATAAAGATACAGTACATATCAATCAGTTATAGTAAAGTTCATTGGAAGCAGTACCAGAAGTTTGCCTTTTTCTTGACTGTTCTGCAACTTCAGATGGTCATTTACTTGAAAACCGGATTAATGTTCCCAGCCAGTCATCAGGAATTTCGCCTTTCAATTCACCGCTCAACGCCCTCAACGCATGGCTTGTGGCTGCCTGTTGCAAGCAGCAGCAAACTATGTGAAATTACAAGCATTAAGGTGGAAGAAAGAACAAAGAAAGGTGAGGGGGTTAATATTTTACCTTCACAATATAGACATTGATCCCTAGCTTTGCAATCATTGCAGCTTCTGCTATCTTGGTCAACATTCCACCAGTTGTATCATGGGCTGCTACGCTTGTTTTAACTGTCATATCACCATAAAATACCTCCAAGTTAATGTATATACTAATGACTAAGATAAGTTACTACTATAAGTAAAACTTTTACCAAAAGTCAAAAACAGCAAGTGATAAGAGAAATGCTGCTGCAAAGGACTCATTTTTACTGTTGTTTTGACTGGAAGCTTGACATGATCACTCTAATTCTTCATGATATTAGGGTGAAACTGGAGTACCTCAAACTTACCTTGATTTTTCATGTCCTCAAGTGTTGGCCTCACAACAGACCAGCTCCCATCTTCAGCCACAGCTGTAATTGAACTTTTATATAAGCTGACACAATTTAAGATCACTACTAATTTAAGATCATTTCAATTAATATGCGGGATCATCAGTTGACCTTACCAATTTCTCTCAGGAGTATTGCATTGGGTTCTGATGGCGGACGATCATACACACCAAGAACATCCGTCTTATATTCACATTTAAGAAGAAAACAAGCATTCAATAATCAATATTGGTCATGTATCAACTATCAAGATATGCATTCTGTATGTCAAATTCCAAAATAATGCATGAAAAATTCTCATTTCAGATGGTGGATACAAGAAAAACAACATAGTCAGGCTTCAAGTGTGCTGCTAGATGACTGATGATAACATCTCCACTCAATATGGTGCAGTCCTGGTCACAAAATTCAATTAACAAGGCATCAAGACAAGTTTGCCATAAACAACAAGATCTCTGTTTCAATAAGAGAGACGATACCAGTAAGTCATCGAGCACAGCATCTCCATGCAGAACCTAGGAAACAGATAACAATTAACACTAATGACAGAGAAAAGAAAAACTATAAAAAGTATCATTTGTCTCTTAAGGATTGAAAATTTACAGGAACTAAACCAGATTCAATAGCCTTGGCCACTACAGACAAATCAGCTGAGGCTATCTGCAGAAACAGGAAACTTAAGTCAGAAGAGAAGATTAAGTAACATGATCAAAACATATAATAAAAAGGAACAGAACTATAATATAACTTCAAAATAACAGATCATAATAGCAGATTATAATAGTAGATTATAATTCTAACATTTCTTTCGCGAGTTGACCAGCCACATGCAAATGGAGACATCCCAATGGAAGGAATCCCCTCTGAAAGGAAATGACATATAAGAACTCAGAAAAGCAAGGTGATACAGTTGTCAGAGACAAAACCCTGCGCTAAAGTTTGCACTGTACTAGGTAGATGAATACCTCTGGCTAGGGCTCTAACAATTTCAAGATTGAGATTCGTAACCTGAAATAATTGAAACGGACATGATAAACACAGAATTGGAGGAAATGTAGTGCACATACAATACAATCTCCAAGAGACAAAAACAACAATGCATCATATCTTACAGATATGCGGGTGGCAACAAAACCAGCCTTGACCAGGGGTCGATTCCATCCTCCTTTATGAACCCCAGATTTACTAGCTTGAAAATGTCCAAAAGAGCCTGAATCATATATGGCATATTAGACCATTGAACAATAACACAATCTCAATTGTACTACACATGGCCAAAATGTATTATCCACCTAGAATCTAAGTGACTTGAAATTCATGAATAAAGCTGAGCACCTAACCTGCTCCATGAACAACTATAAAAGCACTCGATTCCGCGACTGGCTGATCTTCAAAATCATCCACAGTAGATGGAATTTCTGGTTCTCCTGCTTTCCTGCTCCAATCCATCCCAATAACCTTTCCAGAAGACGATCCAGCAATCATCGATTGCCTCAACTGTGAGGAAACCGTCTTTAGATTCTCTTCATTTATGGTCTCTAATTCATTCTTGCAAGTAATTGCTGCACCTCCTAGACTAGCAGTAAAAATCACATTTTAACAATCTATAAAAAAAAATTGTGCAGCATTTCATCCAAATCATCTTACTTAGTTATAAGTGGCACAGCATTAGATTAACCCAAGTTGAAAAGGAGCTGTCTTTGCTCAAATTAGTGTCATTCCATCAATTTCAGTTATCAAAAGCAGTGATCAAATTGAATAAAGACTTAAACTTTATCAATCCCCGATTAACCAACAAAGATTCTAACCTTATTCTATAAAGCTATGAACAATACACCATTGTTGGGTAAAGGGTAGAACGTAACGGACCGAGTTTGACGATGCAACGAATCGGTTTTGTGAGATGAACAGAACCGCTTTGTTGCAGAGTTGTGTTGCTCTTCTCCTCCTCCATTGTTGGGTTCTACGACTCAAATCCGATCAGTCAACACAGTTGCAGTTTGAGTTTGAGTTTGCGTTGCTGTTTGACAAAGAATTCAGAGGTCGAGTGAGGTGAGCAATCTAGTCACAACCCAGAACTCATAAACTATACTTTAATTTCTTTTTCTTTATTTTCTGTTTTCCTTTTTGCAGCAAAAGGGAGTTCTCGCGGGAGAGAGTGACAGAGTGTCACTACTTTTCTATTTTTGGGGGCCATAAATATTTCATTATCTACTAACTCATTGTTAAGATACAACGAGGCAGTGAGTGACCCGCGCGTCGCTACGTGTTAGGTTAAGTGTGGAAGCATGGTAAAATTGTAATTAGGTTGTTCGAGAAAGGTAAAATAGTCTTTTTTATAACTCTAACGATGGTGATAAATTTTGAAAATTAACCAAATTTTGGTATCAAGATGGTTTTTAACATTTTTTTTTCATTTAGTTGAGTGGTAAAATTGTAAAAAGTTATGAGAGAAAGGATAAAACGGTCTTTTACTGGGCTGTGGTAACGCTGAGATTTTCCATAACAGAAAATGTAAATATGTAATTTCTTGAGAAAGGGTTAAACGGTCTTTTATTGGGCTGTGGCAAAGCAGAGATTTTCCATGACATGAAGGGTAAATATGTAATTTTGCGCCCACTGAAAACACTGTTCAAATGGAAACTTTGTTTTACTATATAGTATAAATTACGGATTTGAGTTTGTATTCGAATTTATATTATCTGTTTATTCAAGTTTGAGTCAAGTTGAGGTTAATTCGGTATGTATGGTAGACAACTTGTATCACGAATAGACTAACAAGGTCGATGCTCCTTTCTTTTTTTTTTTTTTTTTTTTTAATAGGGGCTAAAACGGTCGCCCTTATGTCTTAACAATTAACGAAACCGCAAAATATAATGGAAGACATAAAGCCTAAACCCCGTATTGCCTAAACATCCCGAAATAATATTAGCAGGTAACAATCCTATGCATCATAACAAACACCATTTAGCAAGGAGCGCATCATTGGCTACTCCACTTGCTTTATAATTTCAGCGATATACCGGAAAGACAATGCTTATGCAGAGCCATAAGTTACTATGTCACATCCCGACCCTTATATTTTTTTTACATTATTTACTAGCTTGGTTATAATAAGAATTTTACCGTCTCCGTCATCGAGGTAATAGTTTAATTGGTCCCTAAAGGGGTTTCAGGGACGGTTATGTGCGGAGGATTATTCGTAGGAGAATTATGACGACGGTAAAAATGGTAAAATTTTAGCTAGTAAAAGGTAATTTTTATTAGGGTATTATTTTGGGGTGTAATTTTTTTTAGAGGAGTTGGGTATATTATAGGCTTGGACCGGTTTGGGTGGAGGCCCAAAACCCACTCTTCTCTTCTCTCTTTTTCTTCCCGGTTTTCCTCTCCCCCGAGTCCACCCGCTGCCCAACATTCTGGCCGCTCGTCCGCCGCCATCCGGCCGCCTGGGACTGCCGCACCGGTCCCGTTCGGTTGCCCTCCGACCCAGCTTCCATTCTAGGCCGGTGATAGCCGCCCTAGCGCCGCCATGAAGGAGCGCTCTCCCCCGAAAGGTGCGACTGCCGTGTTGCTTCACTCGCCGGAACTCCCTCCTCCGGCCACCAATCCGGGCAAGCTTGGTACGGTTTTGTAGGTCTCCAACCCAGCTACCTTGCCCTAAAAAGACTCGCTCCGGTTCGCTTCAGGTAAGGAGAAATTTGAGGTGGAAGCTCTAGGGCTTTTTGTGTTGTTTTGCTCGATTGACATAGTTAGGCTTGGAATTGGTGTTTGTGCTAGTTAGAAATGTTGTAAAGGGAGTTGGGAGGAAGATGCTGTTAAAATTTGGTGGGCATTGGAGGTTGCCGGAATCGGCCTCCGGCCTCCGGCCGCCGCTTGGGAGATTTTAATGTTATTAAATGTGGAATATTAATAGGAGTATATTGATGTAAATTATGCAATTTTCGGATGAGTTTTGAATAGGTTTGTGATTTTCCGAAGTTTGGTATTTTTGGCGGTTAATTAATGTAGAATCCGGCCGTAGGATTTATGTCGTTGTTCTGGGGAGGTTGTAATTACGGCTGCCATTTTTGGTATTAAAGTTGGATC
This genomic interval carries:
- the LOC101296953 gene encoding uncharacterized protein LOC101296953; amino-acid sequence: MTRAWSSSSSCNLLNREWDSLLLDVVFEILDMLLEPADHVRFAAVCKRHHSLAKDYNLAKQHTRQLPPILLIRDQQKTTLVSVSEGKIYDNVEPVQLPPSTWSCYSCGDGWLATVEECTKEGVIIELQNPLRNPSTSIRLPVLKRISFEKIILSGDPALNPDSYGGCDTGEIVSVNLDSNSYNVPEAKLLTRLKPFSPNIFGRGYLVESTNGDLLYIEKVQDITCWIHGFKVYKVAFSDGDGSVIEQLLETRSIGDEALFLDDNHAVSVSVSNFPKCQRNSIYYSSNIYFSSKTYFRVQLRR
- the LOC101295219 gene encoding uncharacterized protein MJ0044-like, with the protein product MEEEKSNTTLQQSGSVHLTKPIRCIVKLGGAAITCKNELETINEENLKTVSSQLRQSMIAGSSSGKVIGMDWSRKAGEPEIPSTVDDFEDQPVAESSAFIVVHGAGSFGHFQASKSGVHKGGWNRPLVKAGFVATRISVTNLNLEIVRALAREGIPSIGMSPFACGWSTRERNIASADLSVVAKAIESGLVPVLHGDAVLDDLLDCTILSGDVIISHLAAHLKPDYVVFLTDVLGVYDRPPSEPNAILLREIAVAEDGSWSVVRPTLEDMKNQVKTSVAAHDTTGGMLTKIAEAAMIAKLGINVYIVKAATSHALRALSGELKGEIPDDWLGTLIRFSSK